AAGAAAAGCAACAGAATTACAATTGGTTTTCCCAACATTAATTGATGATGAATTGTTCCTAAGAGATTAGAATACCAAAAACCTAAGGCACCTATCAAGACAATAAAGGCTAAAACAAAATTGTCGTTAAAGATAAGTCGCAAATATTTAAATTGGTCTAGTTGATGACGTCTTAATCTCTCTTGCCATAATTTAGTCATTAGAGATCCTCGTGGGACATCTTGATATAGATATCGTCTAAATTACTGTCTTGTTGCATATCAAATTTAGCCTTTAATTGATCCAATGTACCATCAGCACGAACTTGACCATGATTGATCAAGACAAATTTATCCGCATGATTTTGAACTGTCGCCAAAACGTGCGTCGACATCAAAACTGAACATCCCGCCTTTTTCTTGGCTTCAACGACGTTCAGTAAATCATTGACTGCCAATGGATCTAATCCTGTAAAGGGTTCATCAATAATAAATAAGGAAGCATCAGTCATGAACGCACAGACAATCATTACCTTTTGCTTCATACCCTTAGAAAAGTTTTGTGGAAACCAATCTAATTTATTATCTAAACGAAATGTTTTTAGTAATTCATTGGCATTCTTCCACGTCTGATCATGGTCTAAACCATAAGCCATAATTGTTAAATCAATATGCTCCCTTAAGGTCAATTCTGGATACAAAATGGGCATTTCAGGAACATAAGCAATTTTTTTTCGATATTTTTCAACATCATCATGTAAACTTATTCCATCAATCAAGATTTGTCCGCCACGAGGAGTCAAAAGTCCAATGATATGTTTAATAGTTGTTGATTTACC
This sequence is a window from Companilactobacillus alimentarius DSM 20249. Protein-coding genes within it:
- a CDS encoding ABC transporter ATP-binding protein, with product MTLEVKELTGGYGQVSVLKKETFTVKSGQVVGMIGLNGAGKSTTIKHIIGLLTPRGGQILIDGISLHDDVEKYRKKIAYVPEMPILYPELTLREHIDLTIMAYGLDHDQTWKNANELLKTFRLDNKLDWFPQNFSKGMKQKVMIVCAFMTDASLFIIDEPFTGLDPLAVNDLLNVVEAKKKAGCSVLMSTHVLATVQNHADKFVLINHGQVRADGTLDQLKAKFDMQQDSNLDDIYIKMSHEDL